A section of the Clostridium omnivorum genome encodes:
- a CDS encoding DNA polymerase Y family protein — protein MKNNDKRVIFHIDANSAFLSWSAIDRLQHGDSLDIRKIPSVVGGDPISRHGIVLAKSIPAKKFKIQTGETLYSALQKCPDLFIVPPQYDLYMRCSNAMMDILKEYTPIVQRFSVDECFLDFTGMDNIYPDFLELAYIIKNRIKNELGFTVSIGVSNNKLLAKVASDIKKPDAVITLFPNEIKEKMWPLPVEDLFMVGRATAPKLHKLNIETIGELATFDLEVLKVSLKSHGVMIWNYANGIEYSEVRKSSHIDMKGIGNSTTIAFDVDNRKEAHKIILSLSETVSMRLRDSGNYCSLVSVHFKTDDFYSCGRQRKLYYYTDCTKKIAEVACELFDELWKGESLRHIGVRVSELCTNEFCQITLFEEKDNEKNRALDAAIDSIRMRFGSKSIIRATFLHSGIKPLTGGVGEEDFPAMSSIL, from the coding sequence ATGAAAAATAATGACAAACGGGTTATATTTCACATTGATGCCAATTCTGCTTTTTTATCCTGGTCTGCAATTGATAGGCTGCAACATGGAGATAGTCTTGATATTAGAAAAATACCTTCTGTGGTGGGCGGTGATCCTATAAGCAGACATGGGATTGTTTTAGCAAAATCCATTCCAGCTAAAAAATTTAAAATACAAACAGGTGAAACCTTATATTCAGCATTACAAAAATGTCCAGACCTTTTTATAGTACCTCCACAATACGATTTATATATGAGATGCAGCAATGCTATGATGGATATTTTAAAGGAATATACACCAATAGTACAGCGGTTTTCAGTAGATGAATGTTTTTTAGATTTTACAGGAATGGACAATATATATCCTGACTTTTTAGAATTAGCCTACATAATTAAAAATAGGATAAAAAATGAGTTAGGCTTCACAGTAAGTATTGGAGTTTCAAATAATAAGCTTCTTGCTAAGGTTGCATCTGATATAAAAAAACCAGATGCAGTAATTACCTTGTTCCCAAACGAAATAAAGGAAAAGATGTGGCCATTGCCAGTGGAAGACCTATTTATGGTTGGCAGAGCTACTGCTCCTAAACTACATAAGCTAAACATAGAGACTATTGGGGAGTTAGCAACCTTTGATTTAGAGGTTTTAAAAGTTTCTCTTAAAAGTCATGGTGTAATGATATGGAATTATGCTAATGGAATAGAGTATTCGGAAGTAAGAAAATCCAGTCATATTGATATGAAAGGTATAGGAAATTCTACAACCATAGCCTTTGATGTTGATAATAGAAAAGAAGCTCACAAAATTATTCTGTCATTAAGTGAAACCGTTAGTATGAGGCTTAGGGACTCAGGTAATTACTGCAGTTTAGTATCAGTACATTTTAAAACTGATGATTTTTACAGCTGTGGAAGGCAGAGAAAACTGTATTATTATACAGATTGTACTAAAAAGATAGCTGAGGTTGCATGTGAATTATTCGATGAGCTTTGGAAAGGGGAGAGTCTAAGGCATATAGGTGTTAGGGTGTCAGAATTATGTACAAATGAGTTTTGCCAAATAACTTTATTTGAAGAAAAGGATAATGAAAAAAACAGAGCATTAGATGCAGCAATTGATAGCATCAGAATGAGATTTGGCTCAAAATCAATTATAAGAGCAACATTTTTACACTCAGGAATCAAGCCTCTTACAGGTGGTGTAGGAGAAGAGGATTTTCCAGCCATGAGCAGTATTTTATAA
- a CDS encoding beta-class carbonic anhydrase: MSKLQEILEYNKYFVENKEYDKYRTSKVPNKKLVILSCMDTRLTELLPKALNLKNGDVKLIKNAGASIMHPFGSIIRSIVVAVYEFQADEVLVIGHHDCGMSNLNVDSIIEKAVDRGISTDVITTLSNAGIDIKKWLHGFDSVEESIRESVQMIKNHPLMPKDIKIHGLIINPETGKLDVIVNGY, from the coding sequence ATGAGTAAATTACAAGAAATATTAGAGTATAATAAGTACTTTGTAGAGAATAAAGAATATGATAAATATAGAACTTCAAAGGTTCCAAATAAAAAGTTAGTAATTTTATCTTGTATGGATACCAGACTTACTGAGCTTCTTCCTAAGGCGCTAAATCTAAAAAATGGAGATGTTAAGCTTATTAAAAACGCAGGTGCTTCTATAATGCATCCCTTTGGCAGTATTATAAGGAGCATTGTGGTTGCGGTTTATGAATTTCAAGCAGATGAGGTTTTAGTAATTGGACACCATGACTGCGGCATGAGCAATTTAAATGTGGATAGTATCATAGAAAAAGCAGTGGACCGTGGTATTTCAACTGATGTAATAACCACTTTATCTAATGCAGGCATTGATATAAAAAAATGGCTGCATGGTTTTGATTCTGTAGAAGAATCAATTAGAGAAAGTGTTCAAATGATAAAAAATCATCCTTTAATGCCTAAGGATATAAAAATTCACGGTTTAATAATAAACCCAGAAACCGGCAAGCTGGATGTTATTGTGAACGGATATTAA
- a CDS encoding DUF2935 domain-containing protein, producing MEFNSIEELTLFEHHFWLQILGDHSRFILNALSPKEVTFIRQAEAFIDIFDNLLEKSRMQLSPEELSMLNKDAYSAAVEIRKFKLHLLSEHIKGKITISLPPTFINHMLNELDSYLCILSSLLRGKAIKSKDIELHLLWLPDGSGHASTIASQLDMTEKELIKLSKEYSVEFDNLYLKTIEFNGYTRTGIYDFPALKKLDTDADEIMTCFKDFLDNLKKEIIEKKVLGTLSPLAADHMSREECYYLTKLSMVSEAKAPECDPAKPRVES from the coding sequence TTGGAATTTAATAGTATTGAAGAACTAACTCTTTTTGAGCATCACTTTTGGCTCCAAATTCTAGGAGATCATTCCCGCTTTATTCTAAATGCACTTTCACCAAAAGAAGTTACTTTTATTCGTCAAGCTGAAGCCTTTATCGATATCTTCGACAATTTGCTAGAAAAGTCTCGTATGCAGCTTTCACCAGAAGAGCTTTCTATGTTAAATAAGGATGCTTATTCGGCTGCAGTTGAAATTAGAAAATTTAAGCTTCATCTTCTTTCTGAGCATATTAAAGGTAAAATAACTATTTCTCTTCCACCAACCTTCATTAATCATATGCTTAATGAATTAGATTCATATTTATGTATTTTATCGTCCTTACTTAGAGGAAAAGCTATCAAATCTAAGGATATTGAACTTCATCTCCTATGGCTCCCTGACGGCTCTGGTCATGCCTCAACTATAGCCAGCCAGCTTGATATGACAGAAAAAGAATTAATCAAGTTAAGCAAAGAGTATTCAGTGGAATTTGATAATCTATATCTAAAAACAATAGAATTTAATGGCTATACAAGAACAGGAATTTATGATTTTCCTGCACTAAAAAAACTTGATACTGATGCTGATGAAATAATGACCTGTTTCAAGGATTTCCTAGATAATCTTAAGAAAGAAATAATAGAAAAGAAAGTTCTTGGAACTCTTTCTCCACTAGCAGCAGATCACATGTCCAGAGAAGAATGCTATTATCTTACTAAACTTTCCATGGTTTCCGAAGCTA